Proteins from a single region of Runella sp. SP2:
- a CDS encoding DUF3817 domain-containing protein, producing the protein MSSFFTTSVGRLRLIAFLEGISLLLLVFVAVPLKYMAHDPSWVKAIGPVHGILFVLFVFSTLKVSLEQRWPFQTVTWKVLLACFIPFGTFYIDSAILKKLPKQ; encoded by the coding sequence ATGAGCTCTTTTTTCACGACCTCCGTAGGTCGGTTACGGCTTATTGCCTTTTTGGAAGGTATTTCTCTACTATTGCTAGTTTTTGTAGCAGTTCCGCTCAAGTACATGGCGCATGATCCAAGTTGGGTAAAAGCCATTGGCCCTGTCCATGGTATCCTTTTTGTCCTTTTTGTTTTTAGTACCCTCAAAGTAAGCCTTGAACAACGTTGGCCTTTCCAAACGGTAACTTGGAAAGTATTACTGGCATGCTTCATTCCTTTTGGTACGTTTTATATTGATTCAGCCATTCTTAAAAAGCTTCCAAAGCAATAG
- a CDS encoding putative Ig domain-containing protein, which yields MIKIVGIWLGVIWATMAVAQQGAQQRYVGLQLLNLNAEPDYGADIIEQSVGAGANLVVLTIYWDEVYKTATSQPDWRQPDRQMEQIARLGIKAGIRIMLGRKVERLQGFWTLNETMNDDLGRPLWGVYGRTCFSFAHAPTVTKAQSFLKEVCQRYNSYQSQGNILYVTFVNTPTQELGYHYETELNGDYKQAYPTGFDYSSPSLEAFKGWITQQYKRINKLNYIWGTKFTSLNDARPPTTAYRPLPAYRTRAGKDWYLFSHLQLKNFIDQSIRTIKQVNPSYKVVNEYGAVIDVQAAVRGTIAFKNLDENADGTKVHNDLYWNHRFITDVVRSNRPGKWIMNETFFSPVYSDDLLIKHFDECFENGCNVVTMVASTKDARLPFIFGPVAARWKNRPWSELRSNATITYKVTEVLDSTSTIVEKAWRTHPQPSPIDVKLEEDILGDDYWRILASNVYPVVANPIIDRATKPKKTYSYTLPKDVFLDPDGEIVTIEALEKPQWLAFSNGTFTGTVPDQLGESKITLRAIDDEGATVQTSFLLKIVNVNQKPVVKRTLPDFESSLNQTISYPIQGDIFDDPDGMIVRTQAIGLRPWMSFNSKEFSAYPQEQGTFTITLRGIDDDSAFVETSFKVKILNRSPIVKQLLPEKTIAQNRAFRFKVPASIFTDPDGQITKVKAVGLPSWLTYDAVTSTLTGTPTQLGTYKLGIRAYDNGGDSVETAFVIKVDLYGTQNVPPVLRYTPPNAQLYVTQRFSYKVSDSLFYDTNGYVDRIEAPNLPSWLTFKNNEISGIANAAGIYSVTLRAVDDDETSTSTTFNIEVKQAQLSFELIQAGKAGLRKSLGILKNGDVLTETTLPQSITVYANSEAPATKVNFVLRGPYSKNYTATRFPFTLFDEEMGFVPIAGRYVLEAVAFNDSAKVSAATIQFTVKSDQTLQDWEAYPNPFDRVCNVKLPKDLELASVEYQLLTATGSSLPLNKSIVTVVEEIAYIDMTSLALPKGTYFLKILENGSLKKIIKILKL from the coding sequence ATGATAAAAATAGTAGGAATTTGGTTAGGAGTGATTTGGGCGACGATGGCGGTTGCGCAGCAGGGCGCGCAGCAGCGATACGTAGGTTTGCAGCTGTTGAATCTAAATGCTGAACCAGATTACGGTGCCGACATCATCGAGCAGTCGGTAGGAGCAGGCGCTAATTTGGTCGTGTTGACGATTTATTGGGATGAAGTATATAAAACCGCAACCTCACAACCCGATTGGCGACAGCCCGATCGCCAAATGGAACAAATTGCTCGACTGGGCATAAAAGCGGGTATCCGCATTATGCTTGGACGGAAAGTAGAACGGCTTCAGGGTTTTTGGACGCTGAATGAAACCATGAACGATGATTTAGGACGACCGCTTTGGGGCGTGTATGGCCGAACCTGCTTTAGCTTTGCCCACGCGCCAACAGTGACCAAAGCCCAAAGTTTTTTAAAAGAAGTATGTCAACGTTATAATTCCTACCAGTCGCAGGGCAATATCTTGTACGTAACTTTTGTCAATACGCCAACCCAAGAGCTTGGCTATCATTACGAGACCGAACTAAACGGTGATTATAAACAGGCGTATCCCACAGGTTTTGACTATTCGTCGCCCTCTTTGGAGGCATTTAAAGGTTGGATTACGCAGCAGTATAAGCGCATCAATAAGCTCAATTACATTTGGGGAACCAAATTTACGTCCCTCAACGACGCTCGACCGCCAACTACTGCTTATCGCCCTTTGCCTGCGTACCGAACCCGCGCGGGGAAAGATTGGTACTTGTTTTCTCACCTCCAGCTTAAAAACTTTATTGATCAAAGTATTCGTACCATTAAACAGGTGAATCCGTCGTATAAAGTTGTCAATGAATACGGCGCGGTGATTGATGTACAAGCTGCTGTTCGGGGTACAATTGCGTTTAAAAATTTGGACGAAAATGCCGATGGAACTAAGGTGCACAACGACCTTTACTGGAATCATCGTTTCATTACGGATGTGGTTCGGTCTAATCGCCCAGGAAAATGGATAATGAACGAAACGTTCTTTTCACCCGTTTATTCGGATGATTTGCTCATTAAACATTTTGATGAATGTTTTGAAAATGGCTGTAATGTCGTGACCATGGTAGCAAGCACCAAAGATGCTCGTTTGCCGTTCATTTTTGGTCCAGTGGCAGCACGATGGAAAAATAGACCTTGGAGTGAGCTAAGAAGCAACGCGACCATAACTTACAAAGTAACCGAGGTACTTGACTCAACTTCAACAATCGTAGAAAAAGCGTGGAGAACCCATCCGCAGCCTTCGCCCATTGACGTAAAATTAGAAGAAGATATTTTGGGCGACGACTATTGGCGAATTTTGGCGTCCAATGTCTATCCAGTCGTGGCAAATCCAATCATTGACCGCGCTACAAAACCCAAAAAGACGTATTCTTATACCTTACCCAAAGACGTTTTTTTAGACCCTGATGGTGAAATCGTTACCATCGAAGCCCTCGAAAAACCGCAGTGGTTAGCTTTCTCAAATGGTACATTTACGGGGACAGTGCCTGATCAACTTGGAGAGTCAAAAATTACTTTGCGAGCAATCGATGACGAAGGTGCAACGGTTCAAACTAGCTTTTTGCTTAAAATAGTGAATGTCAATCAAAAACCTGTCGTCAAGCGAACGCTTCCCGATTTTGAATCTTCGCTCAATCAAACCATTTCGTATCCGATTCAGGGAGATATTTTTGATGACCCCGACGGCATGATTGTTCGCACCCAAGCCATTGGACTGCGGCCTTGGATGTCGTTCAATTCAAAAGAATTTTCGGCTTATCCACAAGAACAAGGCACGTTTACGATTACGTTGCGCGGCATTGATGACGACAGTGCGTTTGTAGAGACTTCCTTCAAAGTGAAAATTCTAAATCGGTCGCCGATTGTCAAACAGTTGTTGCCCGAAAAAACAATTGCCCAAAACAGAGCCTTTCGTTTCAAAGTCCCGGCTTCTATTTTTACCGATCCTGATGGGCAAATCACAAAAGTAAAAGCAGTAGGACTGCCATCATGGCTTACGTATGATGCTGTAACAAGCACGTTGACAGGAACGCCCACCCAATTGGGAACCTATAAATTAGGAATCCGTGCATACGACAACGGGGGCGATTCGGTCGAGACGGCCTTTGTTATCAAGGTGGATTTGTACGGAACTCAAAATGTGCCTCCCGTGCTCAGATACACGCCTCCCAACGCTCAATTGTACGTAACCCAGCGTTTTTCATACAAAGTTTCAGACTCACTTTTTTATGATACCAATGGGTACGTCGATCGAATCGAAGCCCCAAATTTGCCGTCTTGGCTAACCTTTAAAAACAATGAAATTTCGGGAATAGCGAACGCAGCGGGGATATATTCGGTGACATTACGGGCAGTGGACGATGACGAAACGTCAACTTCAACCACCTTCAACATAGAAGTGAAGCAAGCCCAGTTGAGTTTTGAGCTGATTCAGGCAGGAAAAGCAGGTTTGCGAAAAAGTTTGGGGATTTTGAAAAATGGCGATGTTTTAACAGAGACTACATTGCCCCAAAGCATTACCGTGTATGCCAATAGTGAAGCCCCTGCTACCAAGGTGAATTTTGTGCTTCGTGGGCCGTATTCAAAAAATTATACAGCAACGCGCTTTCCTTTTACCCTTTTTGATGAAGAAATGGGTTTTGTACCAATCGCAGGTCGGTATGTTTTAGAGGCGGTTGCTTTTAATGATTCGGCCAAAGTGAGCGCAGCCACCATCCAATTTACGGTAAAATCAGACCAAACATTGCAAGACTGGGAAGCCTATCCAAACCCGTTTGATCGAGTGTGTAATGTAAAACTACCCAAAGATTTGGAATTGGCATCGGTCGAGTATCAACTATTGACCGCCACGGGAAGTAGTTTGCCGTTGAACAAGTCAATCGTTACGGTGGTAGAGGAGATAGCCTACATCGACATGACGTCATTGGCTTTGCCAAAAGGAACGTATTTTCTCAAAATCCTAGAAAATGGTTCTCTCAAAAAAATCATTAAAATCCTCAAACTGTAG
- the hppD gene encoding 4-hydroxyphenylpyruvate dioxygenase, which produces MNSVAVEFEGEVKTTTDFLPLNGTDYVELYVGNSKQAAHFFQTAFGFQPLAYAGLETGLRDRESYVLVQDKIRLVLTSPLQGGTEIGKHLDKHGDGIKVVALWVDDAQYSFEETVRRGAKPYFEPVVEEDAFGKVVRSGIHTYGDTVHIFVERSQYKGVFLPGFKSWNPVYRPAEIGLKYVDHMVGNVGWNEMLPWVDFYANVMGFNQLVSFDDKDISTDYTALMSKVMSNGNGRIKFPINEPAEGKKKSQVEEYLDFYGGAGVQHIAVATDNIIETVTELQNRGIEFLRVPTTYYDDLLSRVGHIDEDLEPLRKLGILVDRDDEGYLLQIFTKPIMPRPTLFFEIIQRKGAKSFGKGNFKALFEAIEREQELRGTL; this is translated from the coding sequence ATGAACAGTGTAGCGGTAGAATTTGAAGGAGAAGTAAAAACAACCACCGATTTTTTGCCCCTCAATGGCACTGATTACGTGGAGTTGTATGTCGGAAATTCCAAGCAAGCAGCTCATTTTTTTCAGACTGCTTTTGGCTTTCAACCCTTGGCGTATGCAGGTTTAGAAACGGGCCTTCGCGACCGTGAGTCGTACGTGTTGGTACAGGATAAAATCCGATTAGTGTTAACGTCGCCGCTTCAAGGTGGTACCGAAATAGGGAAACACCTCGACAAGCACGGTGATGGTATTAAAGTGGTCGCTTTGTGGGTGGACGATGCGCAGTATTCATTTGAAGAAACCGTTCGACGTGGGGCAAAACCTTATTTTGAGCCTGTGGTGGAAGAAGATGCGTTTGGGAAAGTGGTACGTTCGGGTATTCATACGTATGGGGATACCGTTCATATTTTTGTAGAAAGAAGTCAATACAAAGGCGTTTTTTTGCCAGGTTTTAAATCATGGAATCCTGTGTACCGTCCTGCCGAAATTGGTCTAAAATATGTGGACCACATGGTAGGAAATGTGGGGTGGAATGAGATGTTACCTTGGGTGGATTTTTATGCCAATGTAATGGGTTTCAATCAGTTGGTATCGTTCGACGACAAAGATATTTCGACCGATTACACTGCCCTGATGAGTAAAGTAATGAGCAACGGAAACGGACGAATCAAATTCCCCATTAACGAACCTGCCGAAGGAAAGAAAAAATCTCAGGTAGAAGAATACCTAGATTTCTACGGTGGAGCAGGGGTGCAGCATATTGCCGTTGCTACCGATAATATCATAGAAACCGTGACCGAACTGCAAAACCGTGGCATTGAGTTTTTGAGAGTGCCTACCACGTATTACGATGATTTATTGTCGCGCGTTGGTCATATTGATGAAGACTTAGAGCCTTTACGTAAGTTAGGTATTTTGGTAGATCGCGATGATGAAGGGTATTTGCTTCAAATTTTTACCAAACCGATTATGCCACGCCCGACTTTGTTTTTTGAAATTATTCAACGCAAAGGAGCAAAGTCGTTTGGTAAAGGAAATTTTAAAGCATTGTTTGAAGCCATCGAACGCGAGCAAGAATTAAGAGGAACGTTGTAG
- the phhA gene encoding phenylalanine 4-monooxygenase, translating into MQQDFNNYTPSDHQVWRTLFERQMEQLPLMASKTYVEGIQKVGFVADHIPNFETETNPRLRALTGWEVEPVTGLIPKRDFFELLANQKFPASTWLRTPEQLDYLEEPDMFHDTFGHVPLLAHQPFCDFMSELSKVALRWLDVPEAIEQIGSLYWYTVEFGLIEEENRLKIYGGGILSSIGESTYCLRADVPKIRFDVRALLASPYHIDRFQDHYFVINSFDELYRSVPDIEAVLAEMHFLV; encoded by the coding sequence ATGCAGCAGGACTTTAATAATTACACACCCAGCGACCACCAAGTTTGGAGGACGCTGTTTGAGCGGCAAATGGAACAATTGCCGCTCATGGCGAGCAAAACGTACGTAGAAGGAATTCAAAAAGTGGGCTTTGTCGCCGACCATATCCCTAATTTCGAAACCGAAACCAATCCACGCCTACGGGCGCTGACGGGTTGGGAGGTGGAGCCTGTGACGGGCTTGATTCCTAAACGTGATTTTTTTGAATTGTTGGCCAACCAAAAATTCCCCGCCTCGACTTGGCTACGTACGCCCGAGCAATTGGACTATTTGGAAGAACCCGATATGTTTCACGACACGTTTGGACACGTGCCACTGTTGGCACACCAGCCGTTTTGTGATTTTATGTCGGAGTTAAGTAAAGTGGCTTTGCGGTGGCTCGATGTCCCCGAAGCCATTGAACAAATCGGTAGTTTGTATTGGTACACCGTGGAGTTTGGGTTGATTGAAGAAGAAAACCGACTCAAAATTTACGGGGGAGGTATTTTGTCCTCGATTGGCGAAAGTACCTATTGCCTCCGCGCGGATGTTCCCAAAATTCGTTTTGATGTAAGAGCGCTTTTAGCATCTCCTTACCACATCGACCGATTTCAAGACCATTATTTTGTCATAAATTCTTTCGATGAATTGTATCGTTCAGTGCCTGATATTGAGGCTGTTTTAGCAGAAATGCACTTTTTGGTGTAA
- a CDS encoding fasciclin domain-containing protein — MKKLVMLFVSAFIFNASFAQEKTVEVGGAPMYPSKNIVQNAVNSKDHTTLVAAVKAAGLVETLQSAGPFTVFAPTNAAFDKLPAGTVETLVKPENKGTLTTVLTYHVVAGKMDSKAIAEAIKAGSGTATFKTVQGGTLKVTMKGKNLILTDEKGGTSTVTIKDVYQSNGVIHVIDTVVMPG, encoded by the coding sequence ATGAAAAAGCTAGTAATGTTGTTCGTGTCGGCATTTATTTTCAACGCATCTTTTGCCCAAGAAAAAACAGTAGAGGTAGGTGGAGCACCAATGTACCCGTCAAAAAATATCGTGCAAAATGCGGTTAATTCTAAAGACCACACAACGCTAGTAGCAGCCGTGAAAGCCGCTGGATTGGTAGAAACTTTGCAAAGTGCAGGTCCATTTACGGTTTTTGCTCCTACGAATGCCGCTTTTGACAAATTGCCTGCGGGAACAGTAGAGACCTTAGTGAAGCCTGAGAACAAAGGAACGCTTACCACTGTTTTAACGTACCACGTAGTAGCGGGTAAAATGGATTCCAAAGCCATCGCCGAGGCCATCAAAGCAGGAAGTGGAACGGCTACCTTCAAAACGGTACAGGGCGGAACGCTAAAAGTAACAATGAAAGGGAAAAATTTGATTCTTACTGACGAAAAAGGAGGCACCTCAACAGTAACAATCAAGGACGTGTATCAAAGCAACGGCGTGATTCACGTTATTGATACAGTCGTAATGCCAGGATAG
- a CDS encoding AraC family transcriptional regulator yields MSKKIKTFSTYEFVDKYFEPEAPLQEMMRPDFGRFFIVDVQELIKLSKLPVPASRSTTHSLIYLTSGEATMKIGFHDVCIQANECLVVPAGQVFSFDKYEQNQGYIVVFSSDFLIGKIGSKELIDQFEFLTLWGNPIIRPEPSSALFLEMLFHRVQLEYQQYGLGSSLIQPYFIAALCELNTAYQPLAQGKSTTSLHLTNRFKALLHVHIRNKHLVSEYAELLHVSPNHLNKVIRDVTNQSPSKWIDQTLVLEAKVLLFQSKLSISEIATELGLLDASYFSRLFKKYVGVSPLEFRKKIDLS; encoded by the coding sequence GTGTCAAAAAAAATAAAAACATTTTCGACCTACGAATTTGTCGATAAGTACTTTGAACCTGAGGCTCCGCTGCAAGAAATGATGCGCCCCGACTTTGGGCGCTTCTTTATTGTAGATGTGCAAGAATTGATAAAACTGTCTAAATTACCCGTTCCCGCTTCTCGCTCCACTACGCACTCGCTTATTTACTTAACGTCAGGGGAAGCTACCATGAAAATCGGCTTCCATGATGTTTGCATCCAAGCCAACGAATGCCTCGTCGTACCCGCTGGACAGGTGTTTTCATTTGATAAATACGAACAAAATCAGGGCTACATTGTGGTGTTTAGCAGTGATTTTCTTATTGGTAAAATTGGCAGTAAAGAACTGATTGACCAATTTGAATTTCTTACGCTTTGGGGCAACCCCATCATTCGCCCAGAGCCGTCAAGCGCCCTTTTTTTAGAAATGCTTTTTCATCGGGTACAGCTCGAATACCAACAATACGGCTTGGGAAGTTCGTTGATTCAGCCCTATTTTATTGCGGCACTGTGCGAGTTAAACACGGCCTATCAGCCACTTGCACAAGGAAAAAGCACGACGTCTTTGCACCTAACCAATCGCTTCAAAGCACTTTTGCATGTGCATATTCGTAATAAACATCTTGTGAGCGAATACGCCGAATTGCTTCACGTCAGCCCCAATCACCTCAACAAAGTTATCCGTGACGTCACCAATCAATCCCCCTCCAAGTGGATTGACCAAACACTGGTACTTGAAGCCAAAGTACTCCTATTTCAGAGCAAACTAAGTATCAGCGAAATTGCTACCGAACTTGGTTTACTAGACGCTTCTTATTTTAGTAGGTTATTTAAAAAATACGTAGGTGTCAGTCCGCTTGAATTTCGCAAAAAGATTGATTTGTCCTAA
- a CDS encoding alpha/beta hydrolase, translated as MRYFVSVFSLIVLSIVTFAQSAPFKQDSVVFLDATRNRAIPVELYLPNSLKKAKVVILSHGYGFNKGGDNRAYSYLTEALAASGYLVASIQHELPTDDLLPLTGVPQVVRRPNWERGATNIHFVLGELKKRFPQADYRHVALIGHSNGGDMSVLFAHQYPKLINKVISLDNRRMPFPRTRNPKIYTLRSSDQPADEGVLPTPAEQKKYGITVVQLPNTIHNNMDDSANESQRQEMVAYILGFLKD; from the coding sequence ATGCGATATTTTGTTTCAGTTTTCAGCCTGATTGTCCTCTCAATTGTCACTTTCGCCCAATCCGCTCCTTTTAAACAAGACAGTGTCGTGTTTTTGGATGCAACTAGAAATCGGGCTATTCCCGTTGAACTCTACCTTCCCAACTCGTTGAAAAAGGCCAAAGTGGTAATACTAAGCCACGGATATGGCTTCAATAAAGGGGGAGATAATCGAGCTTATTCTTATTTAACAGAAGCGTTGGCAGCATCGGGTTACCTAGTAGCTAGCATCCAACACGAGCTTCCTACGGATGATTTATTGCCTCTGACGGGGGTACCTCAGGTAGTTCGGCGACCCAATTGGGAGCGTGGTGCCACTAACATTCATTTTGTGTTAGGCGAACTCAAAAAACGCTTCCCTCAGGCTGATTACCGACACGTGGCATTGATTGGACACTCTAATGGGGGCGATATGTCGGTGCTCTTTGCGCATCAATACCCCAAATTAATCAACAAAGTGATTTCGTTGGACAATCGACGAATGCCATTTCCACGCACTCGCAACCCCAAAATTTACACCTTGCGCTCAAGCGACCAGCCCGCTGATGAAGGGGTACTACCAACTCCTGCTGAGCAAAAAAAATATGGCATAACAGTAGTACAGCTTCCGAACACTATCCACAACAACATGGATGACAGTGCTAATGAAAGCCAACGACAAGAGATGGTAGCCTACATATTAGGCTTCTTGAAAGACTAA
- a CDS encoding pyridoxal phosphate-dependent aminotransferase → MSAVVETASVLADRINALEESSTLGMTKKARELAAQGHKVISLSVGEPDFKTPKHICEAAKQAIDEGYHGYSPVAGYADLRKAIADKFKNENNINWNPENVVVSTGAKHSLANVIQVLVNPGDEVVILSPYWVSYSEMVKLAEGKSVIVDGSFENDFKVTPEQLEAAITSRTKVVMFASPNNPTGSVYSEEELRALAAVIAKYENVYVLADEIYEYINFTPQGHFSIGSVAEIHDRVVTVNGVAKGYAMTGWRIGYIGAAKWIADGVEKLQGQVTSGTGSISQRAALAAITGPKDAAKEMCEAYDRRRHLVVGLLKEIPGFKVNMPQGAFYAFPDISYYFGKTDGKTAINDSDDFCMWLLNEAFVATVAGSGFGAPNCMRISTAASDENLTEACRRIADAVAKLY, encoded by the coding sequence ATGTCTGCTGTTGTAGAAACGGCCAGTGTTTTGGCCGACCGCATTAACGCGTTAGAAGAGTCTTCTACGTTGGGAATGACCAAAAAAGCGCGCGAACTCGCCGCACAAGGTCATAAAGTGATTAGCTTGAGCGTTGGTGAGCCCGACTTCAAGACCCCCAAGCACATCTGCGAAGCTGCAAAGCAAGCCATCGACGAAGGCTATCACGGCTATTCGCCAGTGGCAGGTTATGCCGATTTGCGCAAAGCCATTGCTGATAAGTTTAAGAATGAGAACAATATAAATTGGAACCCTGAAAACGTAGTGGTTTCGACGGGAGCTAAACATTCGTTGGCTAACGTGATTCAGGTATTGGTAAACCCAGGCGACGAAGTGGTGATTTTGTCTCCATATTGGGTGAGCTATTCTGAAATGGTGAAGTTGGCTGAAGGGAAATCTGTGATTGTGGACGGTAGCTTTGAAAATGATTTTAAAGTAACACCTGAGCAATTGGAAGCGGCCATCACGAGCCGTACCAAAGTCGTAATGTTTGCTTCTCCTAACAACCCAACGGGTTCGGTATATAGCGAAGAAGAACTTCGTGCGTTGGCAGCGGTGATTGCAAAATACGAAAATGTGTATGTATTGGCGGACGAAATCTACGAATACATCAACTTTACACCACAAGGTCACTTTAGCATTGGTTCAGTAGCCGAAATTCACGACCGTGTGGTTACGGTTAACGGAGTTGCCAAAGGGTATGCCATGACAGGATGGCGCATTGGGTACATCGGTGCTGCTAAATGGATTGCCGATGGTGTAGAAAAATTACAAGGCCAAGTAACTTCTGGAACGGGGTCAATTTCACAGCGCGCTGCTTTGGCTGCCATCACAGGCCCTAAAGATGCCGCCAAAGAAATGTGCGAAGCCTACGACCGTCGCCGTCATTTGGTAGTTGGTTTGTTGAAAGAAATTCCAGGGTTCAAAGTAAATATGCCACAAGGTGCGTTTTATGCGTTCCCTGACATCAGCTATTATTTCGGTAAAACGGATGGTAAAACGGCCATCAACGACTCGGATGATTTCTGCATGTGGTTGTTGAACGAAGCGTTCGTAGCCACAGTTGCAGGTTCTGGTTTTGGAGCACCAAACTGTATGCGTATCTCAACGGCCGCTTCGGACGAAAACTTAACCGAAGCTTGTCGTCGTATTGCAGATGCCGTAGCAAAATTGTATTAG
- a CDS encoding methylated-DNA--[protein]-cysteine S-methyltransferase, with protein MSIAYLQTPLGVAHIEGDDDGIQKVTITSDAFPTLEAPTCEIVQRCVTQLKEYFEGKRQEFDLKLNPQGTEFQRRVWQELLLVPYGRTTSYLALSRQLGDEKAIRAVAAANGKNPIWLIVPCHRIIGSDGSLTGYAGGLLRKKWLIEFEKGGLQGSLF; from the coding sequence ATGTCTATTGCGTATTTGCAAACGCCCCTCGGAGTAGCTCACATTGAAGGTGACGACGACGGCATCCAAAAAGTGACCATTACTAGCGATGCCTTCCCTACCCTCGAAGCCCCAACCTGTGAGATAGTACAACGCTGTGTAACCCAATTGAAAGAATATTTTGAGGGAAAACGTCAAGAGTTTGACTTAAAGCTAAATCCCCAAGGAACCGAATTTCAACGACGCGTTTGGCAGGAATTACTCCTTGTTCCTTATGGCCGAACCACTTCTTATTTAGCACTTTCTCGGCAACTAGGCGACGAAAAAGCTATCCGTGCCGTGGCGGCTGCCAATGGCAAAAACCCCATTTGGCTCATTGTTCCGTGCCACCGTATCATTGGCTCTGACGGTAGCCTGACGGGCTATGCGGGTGGTCTTTTGCGCAAAAAGTGGCTCATTGAATTTGAAAAGGGAGGATTGCAGGGAAGTTTGTTTTAG
- a CDS encoding M28 family peptidase, whose translation MFRSTKWVVAAMASITLWNCGTSTDSSTSEQTTASSTTSLVKAPAFSGDSAYKYIDNQVKFGPRVPNTSAHVKCGDYLVAELKRLGCTVTEQKFTATHYDGSKLNARNIIGSINPQATKRILLASHWDSRPVADEDPTNKKGAIDGANDGASGVGVLIELARVIQQAAQKPSVGVDIMFFDVEDGGNAAVAKDKFTGFCLGSQYWAANKHVPNYTAYYGVLLDMVGAKGATFPKEAFSNQYAGEITRNIWNIAGQLGYSSYFIQEDGAAITDDHLPVNETAKIPMVDIIHLQMNNPTKTFFDAWHTHTDDMRNIDPTTLKAVGQTLVQVLYQEQ comes from the coding sequence ATGTTTAGATCAACCAAGTGGGTAGTAGCAGCGATGGCGTCAATTACGCTTTGGAATTGCGGTACCAGTACAGATTCATCGACTTCAGAACAAACAACTGCATCTTCGACGACCAGCCTTGTAAAAGCTCCCGCGTTTAGCGGCGATTCAGCCTATAAATACATTGACAATCAGGTGAAATTTGGGCCACGAGTCCCCAATACTTCGGCCCACGTGAAGTGCGGTGATTACTTGGTGGCAGAGTTAAAACGGCTGGGATGTACGGTGACCGAGCAAAAATTTACGGCAACGCATTACGACGGCTCAAAACTCAATGCCCGCAATATCATTGGGAGTATTAACCCGCAAGCTACTAAGCGGATTTTATTGGCGTCGCACTGGGACAGCCGCCCCGTAGCTGATGAAGACCCGACCAATAAAAAAGGCGCCATCGACGGTGCCAACGACGGCGCTAGCGGCGTAGGTGTACTCATTGAACTAGCGAGGGTGATTCAGCAAGCAGCCCAAAAACCATCGGTAGGGGTTGATATTATGTTTTTTGACGTAGAAGACGGTGGCAATGCCGCAGTGGCCAAGGATAAATTCACGGGATTTTGCCTAGGCTCGCAGTATTGGGCGGCCAACAAACACGTTCCCAACTATACGGCCTATTACGGAGTATTGCTAGACATGGTAGGGGCAAAGGGTGCAACGTTTCCTAAGGAAGCTTTTTCAAATCAATACGCGGGAGAAATCACGCGGAATATTTGGAACATTGCGGGCCAACTTGGGTATAGTTCGTACTTTATTCAAGAAGATGGGGCTGCCATTACTGACGACCATTTGCCAGTTAACGAAACGGCCAAAATCCCGATGGTGGACATCATTCATTTGCAAATGAACAACCCTACCAAAACGTTCTTTGACGCGTGGCATACCCACACGGATGACATGCGTAACATCGACCCAACAACGCTCAAGGCCGTCGGGCAAACCTTAGTGCAAGTGCTGTACCAAGAACAATAA